Proteins encoded in a region of the Mycoplasma feriruminatoris genome:
- a CDS encoding ABC transporter ATP-binding protein, with protein sequence MNIEKQIDYAIEMQNITKTFLNGAIVANDDITIKVKKGDIHALVGENGAGKSTLMSILFGLYQPTSGTIKVNGKEEVISNPIKANKLGIGMVHQHFKLVEVNTVLENIILGVEQTKSNIFLNKTKMRAELIEIMKKYDLYVDLDAKIQDISVGLQQRVEILKVLYRKADILVFDEPTAVLTPQQIQSLLQIMKNLQKAGKTIIFISHKMDEIKQVANVATVIRLGKKIIDLDVSTVTGNEIAEAMVGRKLVEVKNTYEKPLSEEPVLDVINLTVKKDTNHKVYGLETFNVKVRPGEIVAIAGVEGNGQHELVQAITGLVKPVSGGIIYNKINIVNSSIKTRYDMGLAHIPEDRHKYGLLLDFSVEENIVSQEIDKKPFSSLGFINKKAISRYAQLIIKEFDIRGSRNGTAIARGLSGGNQQKAIVGREIKKDHNLLVVVQPTRGLDVGAIENVHSHILSEKEKGRGILLVSYDLNEVIALADRIVVINDGKLIGELPAKNAKKEEIGALMTGQTLEQIKKAKESNEPKESKEPKASSTKTTKSKSEKSKTTSTKSTSSKSTSSKSKSTKTTKPKESSKTTKTTKSTKTRKEMKVDAI encoded by the coding sequence ATGAACATAGAAAAACAAATTGATTATGCTATTGAAATGCAAAACATTACTAAAACATTTTTAAATGGTGCTATAGTTGCTAATGATGATATAACAATCAAAGTTAAAAAAGGTGATATTCACGCTTTGGTTGGTGAAAATGGTGCAGGTAAATCTACATTAATGTCAATTCTATTTGGTTTATACCAACCAACTTCTGGAACAATTAAAGTTAATGGAAAAGAAGAAGTAATTTCAAATCCAATTAAAGCAAATAAATTAGGTATTGGAATGGTTCACCAACATTTTAAACTAGTTGAAGTTAATACAGTTTTAGAAAATATTATTTTAGGTGTTGAACAAACTAAATCTAATATATTTTTAAACAAAACTAAGATGCGTGCTGAGTTAATTGAAATAATGAAAAAATATGATCTATATGTTGATCTAGATGCAAAAATTCAAGATATTTCAGTTGGATTACAACAACGTGTAGAAATTTTAAAAGTTTTATATAGAAAAGCTGATATTTTAGTTTTTGACGAACCCACTGCTGTTCTTACTCCTCAACAAATTCAAAGCCTTTTACAAATTATGAAAAACTTGCAAAAAGCAGGAAAAACCATAATTTTTATTTCTCATAAAATGGATGAAATTAAACAAGTTGCAAATGTTGCTACAGTTATAAGATTAGGTAAAAAGATTATCGATCTAGATGTTTCAACAGTTACAGGAAATGAAATTGCTGAAGCTATGGTTGGTAGAAAACTTGTTGAAGTAAAAAACACATATGAAAAACCATTATCTGAAGAACCTGTTTTAGATGTTATTAATTTAACAGTTAAAAAAGATACTAATCATAAAGTTTATGGACTAGAAACTTTTAATGTTAAAGTAAGACCTGGAGAAATTGTAGCAATTGCTGGAGTTGAAGGAAACGGTCAACACGAATTAGTTCAAGCAATTACAGGACTAGTTAAACCAGTTTCAGGTGGTATTATTTATAACAAAATTAATATCGTTAATAGTAGTATTAAAACAAGATATGATATGGGGTTAGCTCATATTCCTGAAGATCGTCATAAATATGGGTTGTTATTAGATTTTTCAGTTGAAGAAAATATTGTAAGTCAAGAAATTGATAAAAAACCATTTTCTTCACTTGGATTTATAAACAAAAAAGCAATCTCAAGATATGCTCAATTAATTATTAAAGAGTTTGATATTAGAGGTTCTAGAAATGGAACAGCTATAGCAAGAGGATTATCTGGTGGAAACCAACAAAAAGCTATTGTAGGTAGAGAAATTAAAAAAGATCATAATTTATTAGTGGTTGTTCAACCTACTAGAGGACTTGATGTTGGAGCAATAGAAAACGTTCATTCTCACATTTTAAGTGAAAAAGAAAAAGGTAGAGGTATTTTACTAGTTTCTTATGATCTAAATGAAGTAATTGCTTTAGCAGATAGAATTGTTGTTATTAATGATGGAAAACTAATTGGTGAACTACCTGCCAAAAACGCTAAAAAAGAAGAAATTGGTGCTTTAATGACAGGTCAAACTTTAGAACAAATTAAAAAAGCTAAAGAATCAAATGAACCAAAAGAATCAAAAGAACCAAAAGCAAGTTCAACTAAAACAACTAAATCAAAATCTGAAAAATCAAAAACCACTAGTACAAAATCAACTAGTTCAAAATCAACTAGTTCAAAATCAAAATCTACAAAAACAACTAAACCAAAAGAAAGCAGTAAAACTACAAAAACAACAAAAAGCACAAAAACTAGAAAGGAGATGAAAGTAGATGCAATCTAA
- a CDS encoding ABC transporter permease subunit → MQSKTCWTLSKKTKYLFSSDSTKTKLKFIKGSIFSILIGFIVSGIFLSFLRINPFTYFGLLFGINFDKNFYQISLNWMAVYIVAGLSMAIAFKSGVFNIGAPGQILAATSVSTIVFFAIAGNNASSVSPLMIILMLIVCVISAAFVAFIAGILKALFNIHEVVSTILLNWSVFYIFKWVFGQFKDFSSSLSYTSKNIPSDQLSIGSNTVVIPLLIALVCVVVIWVLFSKTVLGFKLKAVGSSLTGSKYIGINVKRQIITSLTLSGAVAGIAGFISMFTVAPNNFFASNSLPTLGFDAIAVSLVAFNNPIGIIVIGWLWAIIKTGGGPISSLYSISTQISGLISGILIYFTAIVSVFIAFKPWELLKNKYYLYTSKVNKQIVWKLQLYAFKLKLKKIFLIFTKDYKQQVNDKYENYITQNQVTNKISKPHLFWNGRKNIKLELKKDIKQSIITIQTKIQEIKKFINQDKTTLNVDGLKTHLNKQVNQLGSNYIQTLRELDLELADHKYKIKQASSNILNKYQTNIKKIKDAHKLRIQEIKMFKESEIGILTYKFDSHNHIIEIKANKLKTVAQLKEQIKNIKSDIKLDKQISSLNQTSNNINHSEQLEKIKQLKEQIKTIKKQANAKILEQKAKYKEQKALARQEQTKLQAILDQYNTYWAEEQQNFSQAKKDALILKQKHLELIDMNHSQDDVNKAVVLLNDLKTLIKDNLDLNLNKQAIQSNKQTLNKALEISSKIDDIFTTNIISVYDAPEHIKQKSKISLTCFKLITNLKKEIAYVTTRAEEQELISDYKNRITKAKQIVNDDKTNYQEQINKAPKKTLSDLEQLFNLEKSLKEQTNLKILNLENTMLKEVK, encoded by the coding sequence ATGCAATCTAAAACATGTTGAACATTATCTAAAAAAACAAAATATTTATTTAGTTCAGATTCTACAAAAACAAAATTAAAATTCATTAAAGGTTCAATATTTTCAATTTTAATAGGATTTATAGTTTCAGGAATTTTCTTATCATTTTTAAGAATTAATCCATTCACATATTTTGGGCTTTTATTTGGAATTAATTTTGATAAAAACTTTTATCAAATTAGTCTAAACTGAATGGCTGTATATATTGTTGCTGGTTTATCAATGGCAATTGCTTTTAAATCAGGAGTATTTAACATTGGAGCTCCTGGTCAAATACTAGCTGCAACAAGTGTTTCAACAATTGTGTTTTTTGCAATAGCAGGAAATAATGCTAGTTCAGTTAGTCCTTTAATGATTATTTTAATGCTTATAGTTTGTGTAATATCAGCAGCATTTGTTGCTTTTATTGCAGGTATTTTAAAAGCCTTATTTAATATTCATGAAGTAGTTTCAACTATATTATTAAATTGATCAGTGTTTTATATCTTTAAATGAGTTTTTGGACAATTCAAAGACTTTTCATCAAGTCTATCTTATACTTCAAAAAACATTCCATCAGATCAATTAAGCATTGGATCAAATACAGTAGTTATTCCATTATTAATTGCTTTAGTTTGTGTAGTTGTGATTTGAGTACTATTTTCAAAAACAGTTTTAGGATTTAAATTAAAGGCAGTTGGTTCATCATTAACTGGATCAAAATATATTGGAATTAATGTTAAAAGACAAATCATTACTTCATTAACATTATCAGGAGCTGTTGCTGGAATTGCTGGATTTATTTCAATGTTCACAGTTGCACCAAACAACTTCTTTGCTTCAAATAGTTTACCTACTTTAGGATTTGATGCAATTGCAGTTTCACTAGTTGCTTTTAATAATCCAATAGGAATTATTGTTATAGGTTGATTATGAGCAATTATTAAAACTGGTGGAGGTCCTATTTCATCACTTTATAGTATTTCAACTCAGATTAGTGGTTTAATCTCAGGTATTTTAATCTACTTTACAGCTATTGTTTCAGTGTTTATTGCCTTTAAACCTTGAGAGTTATTAAAAAATAAATACTATTTATACACTTCAAAAGTTAATAAACAAATTGTTTGAAAACTACAACTTTATGCTTTTAAACTTAAACTTAAAAAAATCTTTTTAATCTTTACAAAAGACTACAAACAACAAGTTAATGACAAATATGAAAACTACATTACTCAAAATCAAGTTACAAACAAAATCTCAAAACCACACTTATTTTGAAATGGTAGAAAAAATATTAAACTAGAACTAAAAAAAGATATCAAACAATCTATAATAACAATTCAAACTAAAATTCAAGAAATCAAAAAATTCATTAATCAAGACAAAACTACACTTAATGTTGATGGATTAAAAACTCATTTAAATAAACAAGTTAACCAACTAGGTTCTAACTACATTCAAACATTACGTGAACTTGACTTAGAATTAGCAGATCATAAATATAAAATCAAACAAGCTAGTTCAAACATTTTAAACAAATATCAAACAAACATTAAAAAAATAAAAGATGCTCATAAATTAAGAATTCAAGAGATTAAAATGTTTAAAGAAAGTGAAATCGGAATTCTTACTTATAAATTTGATTCTCATAATCACATTATTGAAATCAAAGCAAATAAATTAAAAACTGTTGCTCAGTTAAAAGAACAAATTAAAAACATTAAATCTGATATTAAACTAGATAAACAAATTTCTAGTTTAAATCAAACTTCAAATAATATTAATCATTCTGAACAACTAGAAAAAATCAAACAATTAAAAGAACAAATTAAAACTATTAAAAAACAAGCTAATGCTAAAATCTTAGAACAAAAAGCTAAGTATAAAGAACAAAAAGCTTTAGCTAGACAAGAACAAACTAAACTACAAGCTATTTTAGATCAATATAATACTTATTGAGCTGAAGAACAACAAAACTTTAGTCAAGCTAAAAAAGATGCACTTATTTTAAAACAAAAACATTTAGAATTAATTGATATGAATCATTCTCAAGATGATGTTAATAAAGCCGTTGTTTTATTAAATGATTTAAAAACTTTAATTAAAGATAATTTAGATCTAAACCTAAACAAACAAGCTATTCAATCTAACAAACAAACTTTAAATAAAGCATTAGAAATTAGTTCTAAAATAGATGATATCTTTACAACTAATATCATTAGTGTTTATGATGCACCAGAACACATCAAACAAAAATCAAAAATTAGTTTAACTTGTTTTAAACTAATAACTAATCTTAAAAAAGAAATTGCTTATGTAACTACAAGAGCTGAAGAACAAGAATTAATTAGTGATTATAAAAATAGAATTACTAAAGCTAAACAAATCGTAAATGATGATAAAACTAATTATCAAGAACAAATCAATAAAGCACCTAAAAAAACATTATCTGATTTAGAACAATTATTTAATTTAGAAAAATCTTTAAAAGAACAAACTAATTTAAAAATTCTAAATTTAGAAAATACAATGTTAAAGGAGGTTAAATAA